A genomic window from Osmia bicornis bicornis chromosome 4, iOsmBic2.1, whole genome shotgun sequence includes:
- the LOC114878442 gene encoding zinc finger matrin-type protein 2, translating to MSMRPDDHRRKWNREEYERIALQRLQDEIAEEELGIPKQPAVKRELLKQRDYKVDLESKLGKSVVINKNTPSSQTGGYYCNVCDCVVKDSINFLDHINGTKHQRNLGMSMKIERSTLEQVKARFAMNKKKLEEKKKDYDLEQRVKELKEEEEKIKEYRKEKRKDKKRKIEEISDDNGGPSDEMAAIMGFSGFGTKKK from the exons ATGTCTATG CGTCCAGATGATCATAGAAGAAAATGGAACAGAGAAGAGTACGAAAGAATAGCACTTCAGCGTCTCCAGGATGAAATTGCCGAAGAAGAGCTGGGCATTCCCAAACAACCAGCCGTAAAAAGGGAATTGCTCAAACAACGAGACTATAAAGTTGACCTTGAATCTAAATTAGGGAAAagtgttgttattaataaaaacacACCATCTTCTCAGACTGGAGG ATACTATTGTAATGTTTGCGATTGTGTTGTGAaggattcaattaatttcttagACCACATCAATGGAACAAAAC ATCAGCGTAATTTGGGCATGTCAATGAAGATCGAAAGATCTACATTGGAACAAGTTAAAGCCCGTTTTGcaatgaataaaaagaaactggaagaaaaaaagaaagattatGATTTAGAACAAAGAGTAAAAGAATTGAAGGAAGAG gaagaaaaaattaaagaatacagaaaggagaagagaaaagataaaaaaagaaaaattgaagaaatcaGTGATGACAATGGTGGACCTTCTGATGAAATGGCAGCAATAATGGGTTTCTCAGGTTTTGGTACTAAAAAGAAGTGA
- the LOC114878415 gene encoding proton channel OtopLc-like — protein sequence MVAELTDIPVASVERKTPTVDPGKLRSSARRRNRPRWIQTATREPIYSVLDSNERVVPRNDLPVGVKRKVVVISAVKSDKRGNKETPEEVEDEDPLYSVVRKPKKVRLPSETGGFFERRSLQPIKEGSSEEKTCSRQEELRKWLQIASKQLPEPRRLFTLGEMYTNHPGEYDQLQGEWKPPSVSMPRGIVGLVGPYRVYQNPNERREYMLQEEELVEEVVDSVSEIAARENDTKEHRQRAKWRIREEDEETLVPDIRDIPGLEEFTGEIDNKETSEWKQVDDQSTIEYNKTEEISKSKEDESKGGFSEILTGKEERAIDVPDDTSTISTSLVKEKKASNEQNDKDSLNETGSTTGGTVEGAPGGAPNRGERNPETEGTTVETTRTSVPSRSLVSRILSKTRSTNDLLDHSEPFSQLWIVLSNVYGQLIIVMMIALCLAEVMDTPVPLLSLQGVFLMYLYVGSIAVIISIYIWVLVDSCGSLGTGAAGVDDAELGGASLTRFGSLKRAHISRSRTAPTSFYIRVGALLFGLATLVFNGLEMAMHSMMQGAECLSDVVFVHPVLHGLFTFLQMHFLFVNSQVLVERFGLAARFGFIHLAATNIAVWVRLVIWDSAQEWTYFVHLAQRGLHNSVSPLNLRGFPESLIRHTRDLIDHSSSEKGVYQPYQPISNEQIDQVIALQECLNTNTLGQLWTSSMPFLYPFIVQFSLIAAAVTFVMGQNVGRSRLVHKQKFHGSKDLASHTKVGCDGSSKGLFLGILCMVAGIVVILIFLVVREDEHFPSATLSWLTCGTLTSILTLSTLMTASGLVQVRQMSVVSRAPAALDSLLSNVALFGVQLYSIFTIVVSACSLVLLEDVSNETRGRYIMLLAASILQLVQSFAQSTLIAEASKRSCITRFQIIAKPARQVITFLLFSNSVLWAFDTVITQNWISQELQLRFFGVLAWGVISRIGLPLLIFYRFHSCVLLLEAWNKCYRMPRGEHPLN from the exons ATGGTGGCCGAATTGACGGACATTCCGGTTGCGAGCGTAGAACGAAAAACACCTACGGTTGATCCAGGGAAGCTTCGATCCTCTGCCAGGCGAAGGAACCGACCTAGGTGGATCCAGACGGCGACACGCGAGCCGATTTACAGCGTGCTGGACAGCAACGAACGGGTGGTACCTAGGAACGATCTACCCGTAGGTGTAAAAAGGAAGGTGGTGGTGATCAGCGCGGTGAAGAGCGATAAAAGAGGAAATAAAGAGACGCCTGAAGAGGTAGAAGATGAAGATCCTCTTTACAGCGTGGTAAGGAAGCCTAAGAAGGTTCGGTTACCATCGGAAACCGGCGGCTTCTTCGAGAGAAGAAGCCTTCAGCCCATCAAGGAAGGCTCCTCCGAAGAGAAGACTTGTTCGCGACAAGAGGAATTGAGAAAGTGGTTGCAAATCGCTTCGAAACAGCTCCCGGAACCACGACGATTATTTACTCTCGGTGAAATGTACACGAATCATCCTGGAGAGTACGATCAATTACAAGGGGAATGGAAACCACCATCCGTTTCCATGCCTCGAGGAATCGTTGGTCTAGTCGGACCTTACCGAGTTTATCAGAATCCGAACGAAAGAAGAGAGTACATGCTTCAGGAAGAGGAACTGGTCGAAGAAGTGGTCGATTCGGTGAGCGAAATAGCTGCACGGGAGAACGATACCAAGGAACATCGTCAGAGAGCGAAATGGAGGATCAGAGAGGAAGACGAGGAGACCTTGGTACCAGATATCCGTGACATTCCTGGCCTCGAAGAGTTCACTGGGGAGATAGACAATAAGGAGACGTCCGAATGGAAACAGGTGGACGATCAGAGTACTATCGAGTATAATAAAACAGAGGAGATATCTAAATCTAAGGAGGACGAATCTAAGGGTGGTTTCAGTGAAATTCTCACTGGTAAAGAAGAGAGAGCGATAGACGTGCCTGATGATACTTCAACAATTTCTACATCTTTGGTGAAGGAGAAGAAGG CCAGCAATGAACAGAACGACAAGGACAGCCTGAACGAGACGGGAAGCACAACGGGTGGCACAGTGGAGGGTGCACCTGGGGGTGCCCCTAACAGGGGTGAAAGAAACCCTGAAACCGAGGGTACTACCGTCGAGACAACGAGAACCTCGGTTCCTTCTAGGTCTCTGGTCTCTAGGATCTTATCTAAGACACGCTCTACGAACGATCTACTGGACCACTCTGAGCCCTT TTCGCAGCTATGGATCGTTCTATCGAATGTCTACGGTCAGCTTATCATCGTGATGATGATCGCTCTGTGTTTGGCAGAGGTGATGGATACACCTGTTCCTCTTCTAAGTTTGCAA GGAGTGTTCCTGATGTACCTATACGTTGGAAGCATAGCGGTGATCATCAGTATCTATATTTGGGTGTTGGTGGACAGCTGTGGAAGTCTTGGTACCGGTGCGGCCGGTGTCGACGACGCGGAACTCGGTGGAGCGTCCTTAACCAGGTTCGGATCATTGAAACGTGCTCACATCTCGCGATCTAGAACAGCACCGACGAGTTTTTACATACGCGTCGGAGCGCTCC TCTTCGGTTTAGCGACCCTCGTATTCAACGGATTGGAAATGGCGATGCATTCGATGATGCAAGGCGCTGAATGCTTGAGCGACGTGGTTTTCGTGCATCCGGTGCTTCACGGTCTCTTCACCTTCCTGCAGATGCATTTCCTCTTCGTCAATTCGCAG GTACTCGTAGAACGATTTGGATTAGCAGCAAGGTTCGGATTCATCCATCTGGCAGCAACGAATATCGCAGTATGGGTTCGTTTAGTCATTTGGGATTCTGCTCAAGAGTGGACGTACTTTGTTCACCTGGCGCAGCGAGGTTTGCACAACTCCGTTTCTCCCTTGAATCTCCGTGGCTTTCCAGAATCACTGATAAGACATACTCGAGATCTGATAG ATCATTCTTCGAGCGAAAAGGGCGTCTACCAACCGTATCAACCAATTTCGAACGAACAGATCGATCAAGTGATCGCCTTACAGGAATGCCTGAACACAAATACCCTGGGTCAATTATGGACGTCTAGTATGCCGTTTCTCTATCCGTTTATAGTGCAATTCAG TTTGATCGCCGCTGCTGTGACTTTCGTGATGGGTCAAAATGTCGGGAGGAGTCGGCTGGTGCACAAACAGAAGTTCCATGGCAGCAAGGATCTGGCTAGTCACACCAAAGTGGGCTGCGACGGTTCCAGCAAAGGTTTATTCCTCGGCATACTCTGCATGGTTGCTGGCATAGTGGTCATACTGATCTTCCTCGTCGTCAGAGAAGACGAACACTTCCCTTCGGCCACGTTATCCTGGCTGACCTGCGGTACTCTGACCAGCATTTTAACCCTGAGCACCTTGATGACCGCCAGTGGTCTCGTTCAAGTTCGTCAGATGTCCGTGGTGAGCAGAGCACCGGCGGCATTGGACAGCCTGCTGTCGAACGTGGCTCTTTTCGGAGTTCAATTATATTCCATTTTCACGATCGTCGTTTCCGCCTGTTCCTTGGTCCTTCTCGAGGACGTAAGCAACGAGACTCGAGGAAGATACATCATGTTGCTCGCTGCATCCATCTTGCAACTGGTCCAGTCTTTCGCTCAAAGTACCTTAATAGCAGAAGCCTCGAAGAGATCCTGCATAACCCGTTTCCAGATAATAGCAAAACCTGCCAGGCAAGTGATCACTTTCCTGTTGTTCAGCAATTCCGTACTCTGGGCGTTCGACACTGTGATCACCCAGAATTGGATCTCCCAAGAGCTGCAGTTGAGATTCTTCGGAGTCCTCGCCTGGGGTGTTATATCCAGGATCGGTCTTCCTTTATTGATCTTCTATCGATTCCATAGTTGCGTGTTGCTGCTAGAAGCATGGAATAAATGTTATAGAATGCCGAGAGGAGAACATCCGCTCAACTGA
- the LOC114878396 gene encoding circadian locomoter output cycles protein kaput-like yields the protein NDLFFRLQPRSHRSYCRRKVTINLRKGNEWSSTIQRTPKKLFSPNSVHFVPFVDNRLYFDSNPLFRIEPATMDLSNLEHALQSSRRKLQRHHHHHHHHHLHRNHHHHHHHHRRRHQKKHRRVVSDPGTRNWNTDDLEVKRHRRMFSYDTGITGLRLLETPVTKADKEVLSPDETKTSTFRKVPWHPNLHMLKIRRT from the coding sequence AATGATCTCTTCTTCAGATTGCAGCCAAGATCGCACCGCTCCTATTGTCGTAGGAAGGTAACCATAAATCTGCGCAAGGGCAACGAATGGTCATCCACGATCCAGAGAACCCCGAAGAAATTGTTCAGCCCGAATTCGGTGCATTTCGTTCCTTTCGTCGACAATCGGCTCTACTTCGACTCGAATCCTTTGTTTCGCATCGAACCAGCTACTATGGATCTCTCCAACTTGGAGCACGCTCTACAATCGTCCAGAAGAAAGTTGCAACGTCAtcaccatcatcatcatcatcatcatcttcaTCGcaatcatcatcatcatcatcatcatcatcgtcgtcgtcatcAAAAGAAGCACCGGCGCGTGGTCAGTGATCCAGGCACAAGAAATTGGAACACCGATGATCTAGAAGTGAAACGACATCGTAGAATGTTTAGCTACGACACTGGTATCACTGGACTCAGATTGTTGGAGACACCGGTAACCAAGGCTGACAAAGAGGTTCTATCACCCGACGAGACGAAGACGTCGACATTCAGGAAAGTGCCATGGCATCCGAACTTGCACATGCTCAAAATCAGAAGAACGTAG
- the LOC114878411 gene encoding LOW QUALITY PROTEIN: putative protein FAM10A4 (The sequence of the model RefSeq protein was modified relative to this genomic sequence to represent the inferred CDS: inserted 2 bases in 1 codon), with the protein MSIPLKPEHLAQLKIFVDLCMVDPTILNRPELSFIKSFVEHFGGKVPKDEPSCKKPESANVSKEPEAEAEPGPESESETAAEPEAESEESDLELDTSDVIEPDTDTPQKMGNPTLQPTEEEIAESQGKRAEAVSAFVEKDYEKAVQLYTEAILLNPQAXLALCKRGQIYLLLNKPNACIRDCNRALELNPDSAAAHKFRGRAYHLLGKFEEAANDLRLACKFDFDEQADEWLRAVTPNARKIEEHKRKKERKMQEKVERERQDRIKNAQESAKAFQENFPTFQTDPTGSAPAGMPDFSKFLDDADIVQSLMEPEIAEFCKEISSNPASILKYQRNPKIMAFINKMASKFGGAGGMPPGFPGMPGGMPNFPSTDGAAPPPPPPPPPSTEQSDVGLD; encoded by the exons ATGTCTATTCCCCTTAAACCAGAGCATCTTGCACAGCTGAAAATATTTGTTGACTTGTGTATGGTAGATCCTACAATATTAAATCGACCTGaactttcttttataaaatctttCGTTGAACATTTTGGTGGAAAAGTACCTAAAGATGAACCATCCTGTAAAAAACCAGAAAGTGCAAATGTGTCCAAAGAACCAGAAGCTGAAGCTGAACCTGGACCTGAATCAGAATCAGAAACTGCAGCCGAGCCAGAGGCAGAAAGCGAGGAAAGTGATTTGGAGTTAGACACGAGCGATGTCATtg aaCCAGATACAGATACTCCACAAAAAATGGGAAATCCTACCTTACAGCCaacagaagaagaaattgCAGAATCTCAAGGCAAACGCGCAGAAGCTGTATCAGCATTCGTAGAGAAAGATTATGAGAAAGCTGTACAGCTTTACACCGAAGCTATTCTATTAAATCCACAGGC TCTTGCTTTATGCAAACGTGGAcagatttatttattgctGAATAAGCCTAATGCTTGTATTCGTGATTGTAACCGTGCCTTGGAATTAAATCCGGATAGTGCAGCTGCTCATAAATTTAGAGGAAGGGCCTATCATTTACTTGGAAAATTCGAAGAGGCGGCTAACGATTTGAGACTTGCCTGTAAATTTGACTTTGACGAACAAGCCGACGAATGGTTGCGTGCAGTTACACCAAAT GCACGGAAAATAGAGGAACACaagagaaagaaggaacgCAAGATGCAAGAGAAGGTAGAACGCGAAAGACAAGACAGAATAAAGAACGCTCAAGAAAGCGCGAAAGCTTTTCAAGAAAACTTTCCTACTTTCCAAACAGATCCAACCGGAAGCGCTCCTGCTGGAATGCCCGATTTCAGTAAATTCTTAGACGACGCTGACATTGTACAATCTCTCATG GAGCCGGAAATAGCAGAGTTCTGTAAAGAGATCTCCTCGAATCCAGCGTCCATCTTGAAGTACCAGAGGAATCCAAAGATCATGGCGTTTATCAACAAGATGGCTTCGAAATTTGGTGGTGCTGGTGGTATGCCACCTGGTTTTCCTGGTATGCCAGGAGGGATGCCGAATTTCCCGAGTACCGATGGTGCAGccccaccaccaccaccaccgccaccaccCTCTACCGAACAATCAGACGTTGGCCTTGATTGA
- the LOC114878410 gene encoding sarcalumenin isoform X2, with amino-acid sequence MTGSRLRPAYFVGLFLALLVVALQGVQSEEELEVPPEDLCRPYIEKALKHLGTGSLEQTSTEARTDVDKSHEEEGEEGDGKPASEDDAEPGTDGSREDVATEEEKQESVEAEGADSTEQGEEESATASAEAEQSAEQSAEQSAEAAETEEGEAEKAEEQSAEADEGTEEEKESVENVEGAADSEQDGTEEEKSGEEPQVDDEKSDEEAQTEDGKSDEEAQADEQSAEEAKLDEEKSDEAKTEEEETEEVTDAASKEDDTEDSKAEEETQSQEQPLSEEEEGKEESEGQEESAEGQVVEEEVKESEEAAKSTEDATEEERDVKSAEEAGEESKSAEEEGKSREEAKSDEEEAKSRARREVGEEDANEASEETAESEEEEEPTPEEDLIQEIEVPENLRPREHINQLLKLDEENEDKERAIEKIADVILKDLKKVYDNAIQPLESLYKYRDLSNRHFGDPEIFSKPLILFMGPWSGGKSSIINYLLDIEYKQTSLRTGAEPSPAYFNILMHGEEEEILDGTQLAADWTFSGLQKFGQGLLDRLKGLRLDDKLLKKVNIVEIPGILEIRKQVQRLFPFNDACQWFIDRADIIFLVYDPSKLDVGPETEAILDQLKGREHQTRIILNKADQVKPEELMRVQGALIWNISPLMSSAEPPVMYSASLWSLPYEAGAPTRLLYAQERAFLRDLRTAIDKRVEHKIASARRFAVRVRNHAKMVDCYLTTYYNHKTFFANKKEISDKIIENPQDYHIYEGLSTLKNISRYDLPDPDVYRDFFRLNPLYDFPLLSSTCTYFRGCPINRLDVAIAYDLPELVGKYRKSVEQVIHEYETNPSS; translated from the exons ATGACGGGCTCGCGGCTGAGACCCGCGTACTTCGTGGGCCTCTTCCTGGCCCTTCTAGTCGTCGCCTTACAGG GAGTGCAAAGCGAAGAAGAGCTAGAGGTGCCGCCGGAGGATCTATGTCGACCGTACATTGAGAAGGCGTTGAAGCACCTCGGTACAG GATCTTTGGAGCAGACCAGTACCGAGGCGCGGACCGACGTGGATAAAAGTcacgaagaagaaggagaagaaggtGATGGAAAACCTGCGAGCGAAGAT GATGCCGAGCCAGGAACCGATGGTTCGAGAGAGGACGTGGCTACCGAGGAGGAGAAACAGGAGTCGGTAGAGGCCGAAGGTGCGGATAGTACGGAACAAGGTGAAGAAGAGTCTGCTACCGCGTCCGCAGAGGCCGAGCAAAGCGCCGAGCAAAGCGCCGAGCAAAGCGCCGAGGCGGCTGAAACCGAAGAAg GTGAAGCTGAAAAGGCAGAAGAACAATCTGCGGAAGCGGACGAAGGAACCGAGGAAGAGAAGGAATCCGTGGAGAACGTAGAAGGTGCCGCAGACTCGGAGCAAGATGGAACCGAAGAGGAGAAGTCTGGCGAGGAACCGCAGGTGGACGATGAGAAATCTGACGAAGAAGCTCAGACCGAGGATGGAAAATCCGACGAGGAAGCGCAGGCTGACGAGCAATCTGCCGAAGAAGCGAAACTCGACGAGGAGAAATCCGACGAAGCCAAGACCGAGGAAGAAGAGACGGAAGAAGTAACGGATGCTGCGTCTAAAGAGGATGATACCGAAGATAGCAAGGCGGAAGAGGAGACTCAGTCCCAGGAACAACCTTTaagcgaagaagaagaaggaaaagaagagtCAGAAGGTCAAGAGGAGAGTGCAGAGGGTCAAGtagtagaagaagaagtaaaagaaAGCGAAGAGGCTGCAAAATCAACAGAGGATGCGACTGAAGAAGAGAGGGACGTTAAATCAGCCGAAGAAGCCGGAGAAGAAAGCAAATCCGCGGAAGAGGAAGGAAAATCTAGGGAGGAAGCAAAGTCGGATGAAGAGGAAGCAAAATCTCGTGCCAGACGGGAAGTAGGTGAAGAAGATGCTAACGAAGCTTCTGAAGAAACAGCTGAAagcgaagaggaagaagaaccTACCCCCGAGGAAGACCTGATTCAAGAAATCGAAGTACCAGAGAACCTGCGACCACGCGAGCACATTAATCAATTACTGAAGCTGGACGAAGAGAACGAAGACAAAGAACGAGCTATTGAAAAGATCGCAGATGTTATTCTGAAGGATTTGAAGAAGGTCTACGACAACGCTATACAGCCGTTGGAATCGTTGTATAAATACAGAGACTTGAGCAACAGGCACTTTGGTG ATCCAGAAATCTTCTCCAAGCCGCTGATACTGTTCATGGGTCCGTGGAGCGGTGGGAAATCTTCCATTATAAATTACTTGCTCGACATAGAGTACAAACAGACATCGTTAAGGACAG GAGCCGAGCCATCTCCGGCGTACTTCAATATTCTAATGCACGGCGAGGAAGAGGAGATCCTTGATGGCACCCAACTCGCCGCTGACTGGACGTTCTCGGGATTGCAAAAGTTCGGCCAGGGTTTGCTCGATCGTCTCAAGGGTTTACGACTCGACGACAAGCTGCTTAAAAAA GTGAACATCGTGGAGATACCGGGGATCCTAGAAATCCGAAAGCAAGTCCAACGTTTGTTCCCGTTTAACGATGCGTGTCAGTGGTTCATCGACCGTGCAGACATCATATTTTTAGTCTACGACCCGTCGAAATTAGACGTTGGGCCAGAAACAGAGGCGATCCTTGACCAACTTAAAGGAAGGGAGCATCAG ACGCGCATCATTCTTAACAAAGCTGATCAAGTGAAACCAGAAGAACTGATGAGAGTGCAAGGCGCTTTAATCTGGAACATATCACCGCTGATGTCCAGCGCCGAACCACCTGTTATGTACTCAGCATCGTTGTGGTCCTTGCCGTACGAGGCTGGTGCCCCGACCAGATTACTCTACGCTCAGGAACGTGCATTCCTTCGAGATCTGAGAACTGCCATTGACAAGCGTGTTGAGCACAAAATAGCGAGCGCCAGAAGATTCGCT GTACGAGTGCGCAATCACGCTAAAATGGTAGACTGTTATCTGACCACCTACTACAACCACAAGACGTTCTTTGCAAACAAGAAGGAGATCAGTGATAAGATCATCGAGAATCCACAGGATTACCACATCTACGAGGGACTTAGCACCCTTAAAAACATATCGCGTTACGATTTGCCTGATCCAGATGTTTACCGAGACTTCTTCCGGCTAAATCCTCTTTACGACTTCCCTCTATTGAGCTCCACATGCACCTACTTCCGTGGATGTCCGATCAACAGACTCGACGTGGCGATCGCCTACGATTTACCAGAGCTCGTCGGTAAATACAGGAAGTCTGTGGAACAAGTGATTCATGAATACGAAACAAATCCTTCTAGTTGA
- the LOC114878410 gene encoding sarcalumenin isoform X1, with product MTGSRLRPAYFVGLFLALLVVALQGVQSEEELEVPPEDLCRPYIEKALKHLGTGSLEQTSTEARTDVDKSHEEEGEEGDGKPASEDDAEPGTDGSREDVATEEEKQESVEAEGADSTEQGEEESATASAEAEQSAEQSAEQSAEAAETEEGEAEKAEEQSAEADEGTEEEKESVENVEGAADSEQDGTEEEKSGEEPQVDDEKSDEEAQTEDGKSDEEAQADEQSAEEAKLDEEKSDEAKTEEEETEEVTDAASKEDDTEDSKAEEETQSQEQPLSEEEEGKEESEGQEESAEGQVVEEEVKESEEAAKSTEDATEEERDVKSAEEAGEESKSAEEEGKSREEAKSDEEEAKSRARREVGEEDANEASEETAESEEEEEPTPEEDLIQEIEVPENLRPREHINQLLKLDEENEDKERAIEKIADVILKDLKKVYDNAIQPLESLYKYRDLSNRHFGDPEIFSKPLILFMGPWSGGKSSIINYLLDIEYKQTSLRTGGLRECLEEQCKTANGNDTGAEPSPAYFNILMHGEEEEILDGTQLAADWTFSGLQKFGQGLLDRLKGLRLDDKLLKKVNIVEIPGILEIRKQVQRLFPFNDACQWFIDRADIIFLVYDPSKLDVGPETEAILDQLKGREHQTRIILNKADQVKPEELMRVQGALIWNISPLMSSAEPPVMYSASLWSLPYEAGAPTRLLYAQERAFLRDLRTAIDKRVEHKIASARRFAVRVRNHAKMVDCYLTTYYNHKTFFANKKEISDKIIENPQDYHIYEGLSTLKNISRYDLPDPDVYRDFFRLNPLYDFPLLSSTCTYFRGCPINRLDVAIAYDLPELVGKYRKSVEQVIHEYETNPSS from the exons ATGACGGGCTCGCGGCTGAGACCCGCGTACTTCGTGGGCCTCTTCCTGGCCCTTCTAGTCGTCGCCTTACAGG GAGTGCAAAGCGAAGAAGAGCTAGAGGTGCCGCCGGAGGATCTATGTCGACCGTACATTGAGAAGGCGTTGAAGCACCTCGGTACAG GATCTTTGGAGCAGACCAGTACCGAGGCGCGGACCGACGTGGATAAAAGTcacgaagaagaaggagaagaaggtGATGGAAAACCTGCGAGCGAAGAT GATGCCGAGCCAGGAACCGATGGTTCGAGAGAGGACGTGGCTACCGAGGAGGAGAAACAGGAGTCGGTAGAGGCCGAAGGTGCGGATAGTACGGAACAAGGTGAAGAAGAGTCTGCTACCGCGTCCGCAGAGGCCGAGCAAAGCGCCGAGCAAAGCGCCGAGCAAAGCGCCGAGGCGGCTGAAACCGAAGAAg GTGAAGCTGAAAAGGCAGAAGAACAATCTGCGGAAGCGGACGAAGGAACCGAGGAAGAGAAGGAATCCGTGGAGAACGTAGAAGGTGCCGCAGACTCGGAGCAAGATGGAACCGAAGAGGAGAAGTCTGGCGAGGAACCGCAGGTGGACGATGAGAAATCTGACGAAGAAGCTCAGACCGAGGATGGAAAATCCGACGAGGAAGCGCAGGCTGACGAGCAATCTGCCGAAGAAGCGAAACTCGACGAGGAGAAATCCGACGAAGCCAAGACCGAGGAAGAAGAGACGGAAGAAGTAACGGATGCTGCGTCTAAAGAGGATGATACCGAAGATAGCAAGGCGGAAGAGGAGACTCAGTCCCAGGAACAACCTTTaagcgaagaagaagaaggaaaagaagagtCAGAAGGTCAAGAGGAGAGTGCAGAGGGTCAAGtagtagaagaagaagtaaaagaaAGCGAAGAGGCTGCAAAATCAACAGAGGATGCGACTGAAGAAGAGAGGGACGTTAAATCAGCCGAAGAAGCCGGAGAAGAAAGCAAATCCGCGGAAGAGGAAGGAAAATCTAGGGAGGAAGCAAAGTCGGATGAAGAGGAAGCAAAATCTCGTGCCAGACGGGAAGTAGGTGAAGAAGATGCTAACGAAGCTTCTGAAGAAACAGCTGAAagcgaagaggaagaagaaccTACCCCCGAGGAAGACCTGATTCAAGAAATCGAAGTACCAGAGAACCTGCGACCACGCGAGCACATTAATCAATTACTGAAGCTGGACGAAGAGAACGAAGACAAAGAACGAGCTATTGAAAAGATCGCAGATGTTATTCTGAAGGATTTGAAGAAGGTCTACGACAACGCTATACAGCCGTTGGAATCGTTGTATAAATACAGAGACTTGAGCAACAGGCACTTTGGTG ATCCAGAAATCTTCTCCAAGCCGCTGATACTGTTCATGGGTCCGTGGAGCGGTGGGAAATCTTCCATTATAAATTACTTGCTCGACATAGAGTACAAACAGACATCGTTAAGGACAG GTGGTTTGAGAGAGTGCTTAGAGGAGCAATGCAAAACGGCAAATGGAAATGACACAGGAGCCGAGCCATCTCCGGCGTACTTCAATATTCTAATGCACGGCGAGGAAGAGGAGATCCTTGATGGCACCCAACTCGCCGCTGACTGGACGTTCTCGGGATTGCAAAAGTTCGGCCAGGGTTTGCTCGATCGTCTCAAGGGTTTACGACTCGACGACAAGCTGCTTAAAAAA GTGAACATCGTGGAGATACCGGGGATCCTAGAAATCCGAAAGCAAGTCCAACGTTTGTTCCCGTTTAACGATGCGTGTCAGTGGTTCATCGACCGTGCAGACATCATATTTTTAGTCTACGACCCGTCGAAATTAGACGTTGGGCCAGAAACAGAGGCGATCCTTGACCAACTTAAAGGAAGGGAGCATCAG ACGCGCATCATTCTTAACAAAGCTGATCAAGTGAAACCAGAAGAACTGATGAGAGTGCAAGGCGCTTTAATCTGGAACATATCACCGCTGATGTCCAGCGCCGAACCACCTGTTATGTACTCAGCATCGTTGTGGTCCTTGCCGTACGAGGCTGGTGCCCCGACCAGATTACTCTACGCTCAGGAACGTGCATTCCTTCGAGATCTGAGAACTGCCATTGACAAGCGTGTTGAGCACAAAATAGCGAGCGCCAGAAGATTCGCT GTACGAGTGCGCAATCACGCTAAAATGGTAGACTGTTATCTGACCACCTACTACAACCACAAGACGTTCTTTGCAAACAAGAAGGAGATCAGTGATAAGATCATCGAGAATCCACAGGATTACCACATCTACGAGGGACTTAGCACCCTTAAAAACATATCGCGTTACGATTTGCCTGATCCAGATGTTTACCGAGACTTCTTCCGGCTAAATCCTCTTTACGACTTCCCTCTATTGAGCTCCACATGCACCTACTTCCGTGGATGTCCGATCAACAGACTCGACGTGGCGATCGCCTACGATTTACCAGAGCTCGTCGGTAAATACAGGAAGTCTGTGGAACAAGTGATTCATGAATACGAAACAAATCCTTCTAGTTGA